One window of Bos indicus isolate NIAB-ARS_2022 breed Sahiwal x Tharparkar chromosome 18, NIAB-ARS_B.indTharparkar_mat_pri_1.0, whole genome shotgun sequence genomic DNA carries:
- the C18H16orf86 gene encoding uncharacterized protein C16orf86 homolog isoform X1 — protein MDSAGAEKRPGAQEGIAVGQSQLTEVAGGHAQNSECPVMRDQCLVPAHESCQTQGEDKCPIRSTSEQKIQERLKLEEDRHKPEVEALEERGPRPMASTVRPSHGPKRKPVNLAGPSHQAHPRAESELPQGLLLQREEPENNQSEPSPTAKQHKKAKKRKSLGTPVLPVVASTVSAPSVTLGPEPAVLPRVLVGKAQRLRPLYQYINYCNPELNQAGEGDREAEAEVEPESELTMVPEEAGVEKLQALLPVAGELGSDLTLPCPSMSVPPTHTLVPLGEEASEEPEGLPSLGVSGCLKAEMDKSTQVDINKMLSVCNAPLVPPLSPQYK, from the exons ATGGACTCAGCAGGGGCTGAGAAGCGGCCAGGGGCCCAAGAAGGGATAGCCGTGGGGCAGTCACAGCTTACAGAGGTGGCTGGTGGCCATGCTCAGAATTCTGAG TGTCCAGTGATGAGAGACCAGTGCCTGGTGCCAGCCCATGAGTCCTGCCAAACCCAGGGTGAAGATAAATGTCCAATAAGATCTACCTCAGAGCAAAAGATCCAGGAGAGACTCAAGCTGGAGGAAGACAGGCACAAGCCAGAGGTGGAGGCACTGGAGGAGAGAGGTCCCAGGCCTATGGCCTCCACTGTGAGGCCCAGTCATGGTCCGAAGAGGAAGCCGGTCAA CCTCGCAGGCCCAAGCCACCAAGCCCATCCTAGGGCAGAGAGTGAGCTGCCACAGGGGCTGTTGCTGCAGAGGGAGGAGCCGGAGAATAATCAGAGTGAGCCCTCACCAACTGCCAAACAGCACAAAAAAGCCAAGAAGCGCAAGAGTCTGGGAACCCCAGTGCTCCCAGTGGTGGCCAGCACAGTGTCGGCACCCTCAGTGACCTTGGGGCCTGAGC CCGCTGTCCTGCCCCGGGTTCTTGTAGGAAAGGCCCAGCGCCTGCGGCCCCTGTACCAGTACATCAACTATTGCAACCCTGAACTGAAccaggcaggggaaggggacagGGAGGCTGAGGCTGAGGTGGAGCCTGAGTCGGAGCTGACCATGGTCCCCGAGGAGGCGGGTGTGGAGAAACTGCAGGCTTTGCTGCCAGTGGCAGGTGAGCTGGGCTCCGACCTCACTCTGCCCTGCCCCAGTATGTCTGTGCCCCCCACCCACACTCTGgttcccctgggggaggaagccAGTGAGGAGCCTGAGGGTCTGCCCAGCTTGGGAGTCAGCGGTTGCCTCAAGGCTGAGATGGACAAGTCAACTCAGGTGGACATCAACAAGATGCTAAGTGTCTGCAATGCCCCGCTTGTCCCCCCACTCTCTCCTCAGTACAAGTGA
- the C18H16orf86 gene encoding uncharacterized protein C16orf86 homolog isoform X2, with protein MDSAGAEKRPGAQEGIAVGQSQLTEVAGGHAQNSECPVMRDQCLVPAHESCQTQGEDKCPIRSTSEQKIQERLKLEEDRHKPEVEALEERGPRPMASTVRPSHGPKRKPVNLAGPSHQAHPRAESELPQGLLLQREEPENNQSEPSPTAKQHKKAKKRKSLGTPVLPVVASTVSAPSVTLGPERKAQRLRPLYQYINYCNPELNQAGEGDREAEAEVEPESELTMVPEEAGVEKLQALLPVAGELGSDLTLPCPSMSVPPTHTLVPLGEEASEEPEGLPSLGVSGCLKAEMDKSTQVDINKMLSVCNAPLVPPLSPQYK; from the exons ATGGACTCAGCAGGGGCTGAGAAGCGGCCAGGGGCCCAAGAAGGGATAGCCGTGGGGCAGTCACAGCTTACAGAGGTGGCTGGTGGCCATGCTCAGAATTCTGAG TGTCCAGTGATGAGAGACCAGTGCCTGGTGCCAGCCCATGAGTCCTGCCAAACCCAGGGTGAAGATAAATGTCCAATAAGATCTACCTCAGAGCAAAAGATCCAGGAGAGACTCAAGCTGGAGGAAGACAGGCACAAGCCAGAGGTGGAGGCACTGGAGGAGAGAGGTCCCAGGCCTATGGCCTCCACTGTGAGGCCCAGTCATGGTCCGAAGAGGAAGCCGGTCAA CCTCGCAGGCCCAAGCCACCAAGCCCATCCTAGGGCAGAGAGTGAGCTGCCACAGGGGCTGTTGCTGCAGAGGGAGGAGCCGGAGAATAATCAGAGTGAGCCCTCACCAACTGCCAAACAGCACAAAAAAGCCAAGAAGCGCAAGAGTCTGGGAACCCCAGTGCTCCCAGTGGTGGCCAGCACAGTGTCGGCACCCTCAGTGACCTTGGGGCCTGAGC GAAAGGCCCAGCGCCTGCGGCCCCTGTACCAGTACATCAACTATTGCAACCCTGAACTGAAccaggcaggggaaggggacagGGAGGCTGAGGCTGAGGTGGAGCCTGAGTCGGAGCTGACCATGGTCCCCGAGGAGGCGGGTGTGGAGAAACTGCAGGCTTTGCTGCCAGTGGCAGGTGAGCTGGGCTCCGACCTCACTCTGCCCTGCCCCAGTATGTCTGTGCCCCCCACCCACACTCTGgttcccctgggggaggaagccAGTGAGGAGCCTGAGGGTCTGCCCAGCTTGGGAGTCAGCGGTTGCCTCAAGGCTGAGATGGACAAGTCAACTCAGGTGGACATCAACAAGATGCTAAGTGTCTGCAATGCCCCGCTTGTCCCCCCACTCTCTCCTCAGTACAAGTGA